One stretch of Clavibacter californiensis DNA includes these proteins:
- a CDS encoding ATP-dependent helicase — translation MTDQLVPGTPGRDPYGSAASAALPAPVSLGPATADEPVEEAPSAESLLEALDDQQRLAAQALLGPVVVLAGAGTGKTRAITHRIAYGIQAGVYPPNRVMALTFTSRAAAELRGRLRELGAGPVAARTFHAAALKQLNFFWPQVVGGTMPRLIESKGRMLGHAAESLRLRLDTAALRDMAAEVEWRKVSMISVEQYGLAARTTRTLPPQLDADQAVALLQAYEDIKDQRRQLDFEDVLLATAGMIEAEPWVAQQVREQYRFFVVDEYQDVSPLQQTILDLWMGDRRDLCVVGDASQTIYSFAGAKSAYLLDFASRFPEATVVRLERNYRSTSGITEAANRLMRGRPGALTLVSADADPDGDGTGTASPRARGRGSAAVPGRGEGFRAPQVSAFPSDGAEARAIAGAIAQQIGSGIAPEDIAVLYRMNGQSAVLEQALGDAGVSYQVRGSQRFFDRPEIKQALLALRGASVSISGEPLFKSVSDVLRGLGWSQAPPEQPGAVRDRWESLDAIMGLAERMPAGSTFRAFTDELLERQAGQHEPTVSAVTLATLHSAKGLEWEHVYLMGLSEGLVPISYAQTLEAVDEERRLLYVGITRARSGLRLSWSRSGPHRSGQREPSRFLAELDTRIAGGGAKRGA, via the coding sequence GTGACCGACCAGCTCGTCCCCGGCACACCCGGACGCGACCCCTACGGGTCGGCCGCGTCGGCTGCCCTCCCCGCACCCGTCTCCCTCGGCCCCGCGACCGCGGACGAGCCCGTGGAGGAGGCGCCGTCCGCCGAGTCCCTGCTCGAGGCGCTCGACGACCAGCAGCGGCTCGCCGCGCAGGCGCTCCTCGGGCCCGTCGTCGTGCTCGCGGGGGCCGGCACGGGCAAGACGCGGGCCATCACGCACCGCATCGCGTACGGGATCCAGGCCGGCGTGTACCCGCCGAACCGCGTCATGGCGCTCACCTTCACCTCGCGCGCCGCGGCGGAGCTCCGCGGTCGCCTGCGCGAGCTCGGCGCCGGACCCGTGGCCGCGCGCACCTTCCACGCCGCGGCCCTCAAGCAGCTCAACTTCTTCTGGCCGCAGGTGGTGGGCGGCACGATGCCGCGTCTCATCGAGAGCAAGGGGCGGATGCTCGGCCACGCCGCCGAGTCGCTCCGACTCCGCCTCGACACGGCCGCGCTCCGCGACATGGCCGCCGAGGTCGAGTGGCGCAAGGTCTCGATGATCTCCGTCGAGCAGTACGGCCTCGCCGCGCGCACCACGCGCACGCTGCCGCCGCAGCTCGACGCCGACCAGGCCGTCGCGCTCCTGCAGGCCTACGAGGACATCAAGGACCAGCGCCGCCAGCTCGACTTCGAGGACGTGCTGCTCGCGACCGCGGGCATGATCGAGGCGGAGCCCTGGGTCGCGCAGCAGGTGCGCGAGCAGTACCGCTTCTTCGTGGTCGACGAGTACCAGGACGTCTCGCCGCTGCAGCAGACGATCCTCGACCTCTGGATGGGCGACCGCCGCGACCTCTGCGTGGTCGGCGACGCGAGCCAGACCATCTACTCGTTCGCGGGCGCGAAGAGCGCCTACCTCCTCGACTTCGCGTCGCGCTTCCCCGAGGCGACGGTCGTGCGGCTGGAGCGGAACTACCGGTCGACCTCGGGCATCACGGAGGCGGCGAACCGGCTGATGCGCGGCCGGCCGGGCGCTCTCACGCTCGTGTCGGCGGACGCGGATCCGGACGGCGACGGCACGGGTACGGCCTCCCCGCGCGCGAGGGGCCGCGGATCCGCCGCCGTCCCCGGCCGCGGCGAGGGCTTCCGCGCGCCGCAGGTGAGCGCGTTCCCGTCCGACGGCGCCGAGGCGCGCGCGATCGCGGGGGCGATCGCCCAGCAGATCGGCTCGGGGATCGCGCCCGAGGACATCGCCGTGCTGTACCGCATGAACGGCCAGTCCGCGGTGCTCGAGCAGGCGCTCGGCGACGCGGGCGTCAGCTACCAGGTGCGCGGATCCCAGCGGTTCTTCGACCGCCCCGAGATCAAGCAGGCGCTCCTGGCGCTCCGCGGGGCGTCCGTCTCCATCTCCGGCGAGCCGCTCTTCAAGTCGGTGAGCGACGTGCTCCGCGGCCTCGGCTGGAGCCAGGCGCCGCCGGAGCAGCCGGGTGCCGTGCGCGACCGCTGGGAGTCGCTCGACGCCATCATGGGCCTCGCCGAGCGGATGCCCGCGGGCAGCACCTTCCGCGCCTTCACGGACGAGCTGCTCGAGCGGCAGGCGGGCCAGCACGAGCCGACCGTCTCGGCCGTCACCCTCGCGACTCTGCACTCCGCCAAGGGCCTCGAGTGGGAGCACGTCTACCTGATGGGCCTCAGCGAGGGGCTCGTGCCCATCAGCTACGCGCAGACGCTCGAGGCGGTGGACGAGGAGCGCCGCCTGCTCTATGTGGGGATCACGCGCGCGCGCTCCGGGCTGCGGCTGTCCTGGAGCCGGAGCGGACCGCACCGATCGGGGCAGCGGGAGCCGTCGCGGTTCCTGGCAGAGCTCGACACCCGCATCGCGGGTGGGGGCGCGAAGCGCGGCGCGTGA
- the nudC gene encoding NAD(+) diphosphatase codes for MLDSFLSRLPLSREGVDRDGLHRDSPALFDELWADPSTRVLALHGHRALGSAADGRAALDLLPVDRVTAATVRIYLGRTTVAHEGEPVGTPVVAAVLTDAAAAELAPAEERWLELRTTATQLDDRDAALFTGALATANWHASHPFSPKTGEPTVVEQGGWVRRAPSDGSQVFPRTDAAVIMGVVDADDRLLLGANAMWGGDRYSLLAGFVEPGESFEAAVKREVLEESGVTVEDPRYLGSQPWPFPASVMVGFLARVSASSGPATPDGVEIVDLRWFSREELRASLGEIALPGPSSIARAIIEEWYGGPLEDGEREW; via the coding sequence GTGCTCGACAGCTTCCTCTCCCGCCTGCCCCTGTCCCGCGAGGGCGTCGACCGCGACGGCCTGCACCGGGACTCGCCCGCCCTCTTCGACGAGCTGTGGGCGGATCCCTCCACACGCGTCCTCGCCCTGCACGGACACCGCGCGCTGGGATCCGCGGCCGACGGCCGCGCCGCGCTCGACCTGCTCCCGGTCGACCGGGTCACCGCCGCGACCGTCCGCATCTACCTCGGCCGCACGACCGTCGCGCACGAGGGGGAGCCCGTCGGCACGCCCGTCGTCGCCGCGGTCCTCACCGACGCCGCGGCGGCCGAGCTCGCGCCCGCCGAGGAGCGCTGGCTGGAGCTGCGCACGACCGCGACGCAGCTCGACGACCGCGACGCCGCGCTGTTCACGGGAGCGCTCGCGACCGCGAACTGGCACGCCTCCCACCCGTTCTCGCCGAAGACGGGCGAGCCCACCGTGGTCGAGCAGGGCGGCTGGGTGCGCCGCGCCCCCTCCGACGGCTCGCAGGTCTTCCCCCGCACCGACGCTGCCGTGATCATGGGCGTCGTGGATGCGGACGACCGCCTCCTCCTCGGCGCCAACGCCATGTGGGGCGGCGACCGCTACTCGCTGCTCGCGGGCTTCGTCGAGCCGGGCGAGTCGTTCGAGGCGGCCGTGAAGCGCGAGGTGCTGGAGGAGTCGGGCGTCACCGTCGAGGATCCTCGCTACCTGGGCAGCCAGCCGTGGCCGTTCCCCGCGTCCGTCATGGTCGGCTTCCTGGCGCGCGTCTCCGCGTCGAGCGGACCCGCGACGCCGGACGGCGTCGAGATCGTCGACCTGCGCTGGTTCAGCCGCGAGGAGCTGCGCGCGTCGCTCGGCGAGATCGCGCTGCCCGGCCCGTCGTCCATCGCGCGCGCCATCATCGAGGAGTGGTACGGCGGACCCCTCGAGGACGGCGAGCGGGAGTGGTGA